One region of Paracoccus sp. SMMA_5_TC genomic DNA includes:
- a CDS encoding cbb3-type cytochrome c oxidase subunit 3, which translates to MDRYSILRQLADSWVLLLLVLFFLGAVLFAFRPGSSPLQRDAARSIFRNEKRPPLPGDKEVE; encoded by the coding sequence ATGGATCGCTATTCCATTCTGCGCCAACTGGCCGACAGCTGGGTGCTGCTGCTGCTGGTGCTGTTTTTCCTGGGGGCGGTGCTTTTCGCCTTCAGGCCTGGGTCCAGCCCGCTGCAGCGCGATGCCGCCCGAAGCATCTTTCGTAACGAGAAACGCCCCCCGCTGCCGGGCGACAAGGAGGTCGAGTGA
- the ccoP gene encoding cytochrome-c oxidase, cbb3-type subunit III → MADNKDEHSSPQNPDNRIELERLAADQTHKAQIAAHPPETPEGAPLHEPRPKVTRVVRDRKGARRVVEVPSTGHSWDGIEEYDNPLPRWWLWTFYATIVWGVVYFLLYPAFPLVNGATQGLLGTNYRQEVAAEIQRFNDANAPIQSRLAAADLNQIASDPELANYTQNAGAAIFRTWCAQCHGSGAGGAAGYPSLLDNDWLWGGTLEDIHLTIQHGIRDPKDGDTRYSEMPRFGVDQLLDKTQIQQVVQYVLKLGDLPHDAAQAQQGETIFAENCSSCHAEDGTGDRAQGAPNLTDAVWLYGSDPAVITRIVHDGPFGVMPAWSGRLSEADIRAVAAYVHSLGGGE, encoded by the coding sequence ATGGCCGACAACAAGGACGAACACAGCAGCCCGCAGAATCCCGACAACCGCATCGAGCTTGAACGCCTGGCGGCCGATCAGACCCACAAGGCCCAGATCGCAGCGCATCCACCGGAAACCCCCGAAGGCGCCCCCCTGCACGAGCCGCGCCCGAAGGTCACGCGGGTGGTGCGCGATCGCAAGGGCGCGCGCCGCGTGGTCGAGGTGCCATCGACCGGGCACAGCTGGGACGGGATCGAGGAATACGACAACCCGCTGCCGCGCTGGTGGTTGTGGACCTTTTATGCCACCATCGTCTGGGGCGTGGTCTATTTCCTTCTTTATCCGGCATTTCCCTTGGTCAATGGTGCAACACAGGGGCTGCTGGGCACGAACTATCGCCAAGAGGTCGCAGCGGAAATCCAGCGCTTCAACGACGCCAACGCCCCGATCCAGTCCCGGCTTGCCGCGGCCGACCTGAACCAGATCGCCAGCGATCCCGAACTGGCCAATTATACCCAGAACGCGGGCGCCGCGATCTTTCGCACCTGGTGCGCGCAGTGTCATGGTTCCGGGGCAGGGGGCGCGGCGGGATACCCGTCACTGCTGGACAACGACTGGCTGTGGGGCGGGACGCTGGAGGACATACATCTGACCATCCAGCACGGCATCCGAGATCCCAAGGACGGCGATACCCGCTATTCGGAGATGCCGCGTTTCGGTGTCGATCAGCTGCTGGACAAGACCCAGATCCAGCAGGTGGTGCAATATGTCCTGAAGCTGGGCGATCTGCCGCATGATGCCGCGCAGGCGCAGCAGGGCGAGACGATCTTTGCCGAAAACTGCAGTTCCTGCCACGCCGAGGACGGCACCGGCGATCGTGCCCAGGGCGCGCCGAACCTGACGGATGCGGTCTGGCTTTACGGATCGGACCCGGCGGTCATCACCCGCATCGTCCACGATGGGCCCTTTGGGGTCATGCCCGCCTGGTCGGGCCGCCTGTCCGAAGCCGACATCCGCGCGGTTGCGGCCTATGTTCACAGTCTGGGCGGCGGCGAATAG